The following proteins are co-located in the Lacticaseibacillus paracasei subsp. paracasei genome:
- a CDS encoding DUF3991 domain-containing protein: MTWKEDFKRAKQASIVDVVQRNGFNLEQESSVSWRGVEHDSFVIDARKNTFYWNSRQMHGDPIDFMMSVVGVESMQDAVKLLNDPSLSRADVVQRKTEPFQYNTRNSKDFTRAYDYLTIARGLNPQLVSTLHQKGFLQQDQNGDVVFVWAKSGRRVGAATQGTTIDYDENGHRGTTKRIMKNSEADFGFNFSIGKPDKLLVFEAPIDALSYLTTHPETDNAMFLSMDGLKPVTVTKGIQYMYELTGNVPSSVGFGVDNDPAGHTFFDRMMKDHQFVVQETGEVLPYFNLMPHDRQIPQNRVTVLRNVANSVGVDWRDLAAVEKAETNFNSKRELGNGFGFQEGFIGGADNIDKPYTGTQYADRATEIATQMKLVTKEDTPDVELLIRRLQPGMAEDVREQLAGKIGSYAKQFKKGYEPAAHPIKDWNDDLKAMRSDSLSATLDRHAYAKDDQQIVVDRTPNRDGTTRYQAVNRLDQTIGFFEADSPQEMAYLIKTYGYNAVDKQDERVMGAEAEQTSLKSKAQPRQQSSPAQRALAR, from the coding sequence ATGACATGGAAGGAAGACTTTAAGCGTGCTAAGCAAGCATCAATCGTAGATGTCGTGCAGCGCAATGGCTTTAACCTGGAGCAGGAAAGCTCAGTCAGTTGGCGCGGTGTGGAGCATGATTCATTTGTCATTGATGCCAGGAAGAATACATTTTATTGGAACTCACGGCAAATGCACGGAGATCCGATTGATTTTATGATGAGCGTCGTTGGTGTTGAGTCAATGCAGGATGCGGTGAAACTGTTGAACGATCCGAGCTTGTCGCGTGCAGATGTCGTGCAGCGTAAGACCGAGCCTTTCCAATACAATACTCGTAATAGTAAGGACTTCACACGTGCCTACGATTACCTGACAATTGCGCGGGGCTTGAACCCGCAGTTAGTCTCGACGCTGCACCAAAAAGGGTTCTTGCAACAGGATCAAAATGGTGATGTGGTGTTTGTCTGGGCCAAGAGCGGCCGGCGTGTTGGTGCAGCTACGCAAGGGACGACAATTGACTATGATGAAAATGGTCATCGTGGAACGACTAAGCGTATCATGAAGAATTCAGAGGCGGACTTTGGCTTCAATTTTTCGATTGGCAAGCCAGATAAGTTGCTAGTCTTTGAAGCACCAATCGACGCGTTATCTTACCTCACAACACACCCCGAAACTGACAATGCCATGTTTTTATCTATGGATGGGTTGAAACCGGTGACGGTCACTAAGGGAATCCAATACATGTATGAACTTACCGGCAACGTGCCGAGTAGCGTTGGCTTTGGTGTTGACAATGATCCGGCAGGTCATACTTTTTTCGATCGGATGATGAAGGATCATCAATTCGTGGTTCAAGAGACTGGCGAAGTCCTGCCGTACTTCAATCTGATGCCGCATGATCGGCAGATTCCGCAAAATCGGGTCACGGTATTGCGCAACGTTGCCAACTCAGTGGGCGTTGATTGGCGTGATCTGGCAGCCGTTGAAAAAGCGGAGACCAACTTTAACAGCAAGCGTGAGCTTGGTAATGGTTTTGGATTTCAGGAGGGTTTCATCGGTGGTGCGGATAACATTGATAAGCCCTATACAGGCACTCAGTACGCCGATCGAGCGACCGAGATCGCGACGCAGATGAAGTTAGTTACAAAGGAAGATACACCGGATGTTGAGCTTCTGATCCGTCGGCTGCAACCTGGCATGGCTGAAGACGTTCGAGAGCAACTTGCGGGAAAAATTGGAAGCTATGCCAAGCAATTCAAGAAGGGATATGAACCCGCAGCACACCCGATTAAGGACTGGAACGATGATTTGAAAGCCATGCGCTCCGATTCGTTATCGGCGACGTTAGACCGTCACGCGTACGCTAAAGATGATCAACAGATTGTTGTTGATCGCACGCCGAACAGAGATGGCACCACACGCTATCAGGCCGTCAACCGGCTCGATCAGACGATTGGCTTTTTCGAGGCTGATTCTCCTCAAGAAATGGCTTACCTCATCAAGACCTATGGATACAACGCGGTGGATAAGCAAGACGAACGTGTCATGGGAGCCGAGGCTGAGCAGACTTCACTCAAGAGCAAGGCGCAGCCGCGCCAGCAAAGTTCTCCAGCGCAACGAGCACTGGCTAGATGA
- a CDS encoding glycosyltransferase — MKVQVLMATYNGEKYIRAQLDSILNQDGVEVQILVRDDGSQDNTLNILREYATKGALEWYKGEHLNVAQGYLELIQRANSSADYYAFSDQDDVWDNDKLAIACHQLNYQSQTVPSLYFCGQTLVDSNLAELSIHRLNDKRNLTSRFIYSGNAGCTTVFNRRLAKLVNEYSPSYSMMHDSWLLKVCLCTGGTVIADPDTHMKYRQHGNNTVGLGVGLKAQIQQLKQYLFTFNVEQQMSCLWEGYSNQMLPEFAEITNRIRGYRRNLSDRLWLLSLRNISFGDWKFNLVYLLAVLTNNL; from the coding sequence ATGAAAGTACAAGTGTTGATGGCGACATACAACGGTGAGAAATATATACGAGCACAATTGGACAGTATCCTGAATCAAGATGGTGTGGAAGTTCAAATTCTGGTTCGTGACGATGGTTCTCAGGATAATACGTTAAATATTCTTCGAGAATATGCTACTAAGGGAGCTCTCGAGTGGTATAAAGGTGAGCACCTCAACGTTGCACAGGGTTATCTTGAACTAATTCAAAGGGCAAACTCTTCGGCGGATTATTATGCTTTCAGTGATCAGGATGATGTTTGGGATAACGACAAACTTGCCATTGCTTGTCATCAATTGAATTATCAAAGCCAAACTGTTCCTTCGTTATATTTTTGTGGACAAACTTTGGTTGATAGTAACTTGGCGGAGCTAAGTATTCATCGATTGAATGACAAAAGAAACTTAACGAGTCGATTTATTTATTCTGGTAATGCTGGTTGCACAACCGTATTTAATAGGCGCCTTGCGAAGCTGGTAAATGAGTATAGTCCTAGCTACTCAATGATGCATGACTCATGGCTACTAAAAGTTTGCTTATGCACGGGGGGAACTGTAATTGCTGATCCAGATACTCATATGAAGTATCGTCAACACGGTAATAACACTGTTGGACTTGGAGTAGGTTTAAAGGCACAAATTCAACAACTAAAGCAATACCTTTTCACATTTAACGTAGAGCAACAAATGAGTTGTTTATGGGAAGGATATTCAAATCAGATGTTGCCAGAATTTGCAGAGATTACTAATCGAATTCGCGGTTATCGTCGCAATTTATCAGATCGATTATGGCTCTTAAGTTTACGGAATATAAGCTTTGGAGACTGGAAGTTTAATCTTGTGTACTTGTTGGCAGTGTTGACAAATAATCTTTAG
- a CDS encoding CHAP domain-containing protein: protein MDSHHEKQTMKNALLVRRFVAWTGLPAIMTAVGLLLVTVFTVGILSMFLSQSSTDSSDVATNGEYDPQLIKIAATAMNADPSDEFIKNLEAVIQNESGGNAAVIQQVQDMNSGGNEAAGVLQYTAGTFAYYALEGHTNRLNALDQLLAFFNNSDWKSSIGWTTILGVRKMEWLHSGPQGSPRFKSVPGKIDLSGIDQSELTGQYKLNTAGNTYPKGQCTWFAKARSGWAGNGWGNGCQWGTSAAAAGFTVNRTPAAGTIVVFAAGQMVGTWRADPQYGHVAYVEAYNRSAGTIKISQGGTGFPSSTGPNYQTLSNVSSYVYIHKK, encoded by the coding sequence ATGGATTCACATCATGAAAAGCAGACTATGAAGAACGCCCTTTTAGTTCGCCGTTTTGTCGCATGGACTGGTCTGCCGGCAATCATGACGGCAGTGGGGCTATTGCTGGTGACGGTCTTTACGGTTGGCATTTTGTCGATGTTTCTTAGTCAATCGAGTACCGATAGCAGCGATGTTGCCACCAACGGTGAATACGATCCACAGCTGATAAAAATTGCCGCAACTGCGATGAATGCGGATCCCAGCGATGAGTTTATCAAGAACCTAGAAGCTGTTATCCAAAATGAATCAGGTGGTAACGCTGCCGTTATTCAGCAAGTTCAAGACATGAATTCCGGAGGGAATGAGGCCGCGGGCGTGTTGCAATATACGGCAGGAACGTTTGCATACTACGCCCTGGAAGGGCACACCAACCGGCTTAATGCCCTGGATCAGCTGCTTGCCTTTTTCAACAACTCTGATTGGAAATCGTCGATCGGCTGGACAACAATCTTGGGCGTCAGAAAAATGGAGTGGCTGCACTCAGGACCTCAAGGATCGCCACGATTTAAGTCGGTGCCTGGCAAAATTGATTTGTCTGGCATCGACCAATCGGAGCTAACCGGTCAATATAAACTCAACACTGCTGGTAACACTTACCCCAAGGGTCAATGCACTTGGTTCGCCAAAGCGCGTAGTGGATGGGCCGGCAACGGCTGGGGCAATGGTTGTCAATGGGGCACGTCGGCCGCGGCCGCGGGCTTCACCGTGAACCGAACTCCGGCGGCTGGCACGATCGTCGTTTTTGCGGCTGGGCAGATGGTTGGCACATGGCGAGCTGATCCACAGTATGGGCACGTCGCCTACGTGGAAGCATACAACCGTAGCGCTGGCACCATCAAAATTTCTCAAGGTGGTACAGGTTTTCCGTCATCAACTGGGCCGAACTATCAGACTCTCAGCAATGTTTCTTCATACGTTTATATCCACAAAAAATGA
- a CDS encoding IS5 family transposase, translated as MAYRHSPLQLSFESFGAGLSTPLSPDNEWVQLAEVMPWKALDDAYQLEFTKNLGRAAKPFRMLYGAGLIQQRMGLTDRGVVAAIRDTPALQYFIGLSEYKAVAPFSYSSLAHFRKRIADISELITNIVNDTVRAKIEALVPFKVDTVITDATAVPVKIKYPQDTVLLNQARLNLEAMAIDMAHQLGVPNPRMYKREAKHCWTAFSRHPKQQRGGFHKQVKAQLQYVRRDLRYINEFLDLGATLPEKQAIRLGVIRILFDQQWYMYTHKTHRVENRIVSLQQPYIRPIQRGKANAKVEFGAKIDCSLSEGVIDIERLDFNAFSEGKDFKETLDHYFDLHGHYPDEVLADTLYRNRENLKLCKDLGIRICGPKLGRHPKHVNTEQRRKDTDAENRRGAIERRFAFMKGSLGLDLVNTRTAESLAVKIDEAIVLSNVLALMRVFAIPIFVLAESEGVTYQIRYKFTTKVENMVA; from the coding sequence ATGGCATATCGTCACAGCCCGCTTCAACTATCATTTGAATCTTTTGGCGCTGGTCTAAGCACACCTCTTAGCCCAGATAACGAATGGGTTCAATTGGCGGAGGTTATGCCATGGAAGGCGCTCGATGACGCATACCAATTGGAGTTTACCAAGAATCTTGGCCGCGCTGCGAAGCCTTTTCGCATGCTTTATGGTGCTGGTTTGATTCAACAACGAATGGGGCTAACAGATCGTGGTGTAGTTGCGGCGATTCGGGATACACCGGCGCTTCAATACTTCATTGGTTTGTCTGAGTACAAAGCAGTGGCGCCATTCAGCTACTCCAGCTTGGCTCACTTTCGCAAGCGGATTGCCGACATTTCTGAGCTGATTACCAATATCGTCAACGACACTGTCCGGGCTAAGATTGAAGCGTTGGTCCCGTTCAAGGTAGACACAGTCATCACTGATGCAACAGCGGTACCCGTTAAAATCAAGTATCCGCAAGATACTGTGTTGCTCAATCAGGCTCGGCTCAATCTTGAAGCGATGGCAATCGATATGGCACACCAATTGGGTGTGCCGAACCCACGCATGTATAAACGTGAAGCCAAACACTGTTGGACGGCGTTTTCGCGCCATCCAAAGCAACAACGCGGCGGCTTTCATAAGCAGGTCAAAGCACAATTGCAATACGTTCGTCGCGATCTGCGCTACATCAACGAGTTCTTAGACCTTGGGGCAACTTTGCCAGAAAAGCAGGCAATCCGCCTGGGAGTCATTCGGATCTTGTTTGACCAACAGTGGTACATGTATACCCATAAGACGCATCGCGTCGAAAATCGTATTGTCAGTCTCCAACAGCCATACATCCGCCCGATTCAGCGTGGCAAAGCAAATGCCAAAGTAGAATTCGGCGCGAAGATTGATTGTTCTCTAAGCGAAGGCGTAATCGATATCGAACGCTTAGACTTTAATGCCTTCTCTGAAGGCAAAGACTTTAAGGAGACCTTGGACCACTACTTTGACTTGCACGGACATTATCCTGATGAAGTACTAGCGGACACATTATATCGTAATCGAGAGAACCTGAAGCTATGCAAAGACTTAGGTATCCGCATCTGTGGTCCCAAATTGGGGCGTCATCCGAAACACGTTAACACTGAACAACGCCGAAAAGATACTGACGCCGAGAATCGACGAGGTGCCATAGAGCGCCGGTTTGCCTTTATGAAGGGTTCACTGGGGCTTGATTTGGTGAACACTCGAACCGCTGAATCGTTGGCCGTAAAGATCGATGAGGCAATCGTCCTGAGCAATGTGTTGGCCCTGATGCGGGTTTTTGCTATACCAATTTTTGTTTTGGCAGAATCAGAAGGAGTAACCTATCAAATTCGCTATAAATTTACTACGAAAGTTGAAAATATGGTGGCCTAA
- the pssD gene encoding PssD/Cps14F family polysaccharide biosynthesis glycosyltransferase, with translation MKVCLVGSSGGHLTHLYMLQPFWKKNDRFWVTFDKEDARSLLNGERQYHCYYPTNRSLKALIINTALAFKVLFKERPDVIISSGAAVAVPFFYIGKLLGAKLIYVEVFDRIDKPTVTGKMVYPIADKFIVQWEEMRKVYPKAVNLGSIF, from the coding sequence ATGAAAGTATGTTTAGTAGGATCTTCTGGGGGACATTTGACACACTTATATATGTTACAACCATTTTGGAAAAAAAATGATAGGTTTTGGGTGACTTTCGATAAGGAAGATGCACGAAGTCTATTGAACGGTGAACGCCAATATCATTGTTACTATCCTACTAATCGTAGCTTAAAAGCCTTGATTATTAATACTGCATTAGCATTTAAAGTATTGTTTAAAGAACGCCCGGACGTAATAATTTCATCAGGTGCGGCGGTTGCGGTCCCTTTTTTCTATATTGGAAAGTTATTGGGCGCCAAATTGATTTATGTTGAGGTTTTTGACCGAATTGATAAACCAACGGTAACTGGCAAGATGGTCTATCCTATTGCTGACAAGTTTATCGTGCAGTGGGAAGAAATGCGCAAGGTTTATCCTAAAGCTGTTAATCTAGGAAGCATTTTTTAA
- the mobP2 gene encoding MobP2 family relaxase, giving the protein MGSSPGIVSVMRFERPGDEHFSGYINYINRSDAMRSKHFKDWNAVNYDGYNHYMENPEKSTGIFTAGKDQLGLDARKQLRQLFEKAEQNGSVMWQTVVSFDNTFLAEHGIYDLQTQAVDQQKLRTAIRTGMGRLLADEGLTASALWSASIHLNTDNIHVHIATVEPDPQREFMEFERGGKVIQERKGYLKAGTLSKFKSAVANELLNRDPSLAQISSLIRDRLPAHQQPWRNLPDRQLMNYYKQIYSKLPDDRRQWRYNMNGIKSLRPLLDGFASRYMQLYHNNELKEFDSQLMIEVNFREFLYGKGQPGKEEHRSQDYYDHKYDELFARMGNSVLKEMLAQDRRNQYKQEDPKADASDPPKRSIARSVPIHGILSSLKVIKNLFRGDVQQHLLNKQAHDRSAAEEEAKKNNQNQDLYR; this is encoded by the coding sequence ATGGGTAGTAGTCCAGGAATTGTTTCAGTCATGCGCTTTGAACGACCCGGCGACGAGCACTTTTCCGGTTATATCAACTACATTAATCGCTCCGATGCGATGCGTTCCAAACACTTCAAGGATTGGAACGCCGTCAACTATGATGGCTATAACCACTACATGGAAAATCCAGAGAAGAGTACCGGAATCTTCACCGCTGGCAAAGACCAACTTGGTCTTGATGCGCGGAAACAGTTGCGGCAATTGTTTGAAAAGGCTGAGCAAAATGGGTCAGTCATGTGGCAAACGGTTGTGAGCTTCGATAACACATTTTTAGCCGAGCATGGCATCTATGATCTGCAAACACAAGCGGTGGATCAACAGAAACTTCGGACGGCAATTCGTACCGGCATGGGCAGACTGCTTGCCGATGAGGGACTCACGGCGTCGGCGCTTTGGTCGGCATCAATCCATCTCAATACGGATAACATTCATGTTCATATCGCAACGGTCGAACCTGATCCGCAGCGAGAGTTTATGGAATTTGAACGCGGTGGAAAGGTGATTCAGGAACGTAAAGGCTATCTGAAGGCAGGGACGCTCAGTAAATTTAAGTCCGCTGTCGCAAACGAATTGTTGAATCGTGATCCATCGCTTGCGCAAATTTCTAGCCTGATTCGAGACCGTTTGCCAGCTCATCAGCAGCCATGGCGTAATCTCCCAGATCGGCAATTGATGAACTACTACAAGCAGATTTACAGCAAGCTCCCAGACGATCGTCGGCAGTGGCGCTATAACATGAATGGCATAAAAAGCTTGCGCCCATTACTTGATGGTTTTGCAAGTCGCTACATGCAGCTCTATCACAATAATGAGTTAAAAGAGTTCGACTCGCAATTAATGATTGAAGTGAATTTCCGTGAATTTCTCTACGGCAAAGGTCAGCCTGGCAAAGAAGAACATCGGTCGCAAGATTACTACGATCACAAATATGATGAGCTCTTTGCGCGGATGGGGAACTCGGTGCTTAAGGAGATGCTGGCCCAGGATCGGCGAAATCAATACAAGCAGGAGGATCCTAAGGCGGATGCTTCTGATCCACCAAAACGTTCGATAGCAAGAAGCGTGCCGATCCATGGCATCTTGTCTTCGCTGAAGGTAATTAAGAATCTCTTTCGTGGCGATGTACAACAACACTTGCTGAATAAGCAAGCGCATGATCGCAGCGCTGCTGAAGAAGAAGCCAAGAAAAATAATCAGAATCAAGATCTTTATCGCTGA
- a CDS encoding glycosyltransferase family 2 protein — MRFSILIPVYNVQKYLRKCLHSIVSQSFTNFEVILVNDGSTDDSVKICNEFAQKYSFVKLINKANEGLISARRVALLNAQGEYFLFCDSDDFFEPDALSSLNSTIIASQADLVLFNANVVRDGQKKIFFQHVLPTGMQTDKKEVYDLLLTTYKINALWLKAFKREIVDVHRDYSKFYPYNFGEDLLQTIPLVKAAASIYYLDKPLYNYRVDSGMMRHYSPKFYESYHVVNRAVSTEMDDCKIMDIDQKLSVHLLRAAYGATTQVKYLITGQKDALIEISQDADFRMDFKNLGFLSVLRYFNLKQTLILSLLYWRQYSIIVTVLNLKG; from the coding sequence ATGAGATTCAGTATTCTAATTCCGGTCTATAATGTTCAAAAATATCTCCGAAAATGTTTACACAGCATTGTGAGCCAAAGTTTTACAAACTTTGAAGTTATACTTGTCAATGATGGCTCGACAGATGACAGTGTCAAAATATGCAACGAATTTGCTCAAAAGTATTCATTTGTAAAACTCATTAACAAGGCGAATGAAGGATTGATTTCCGCACGACGAGTTGCCCTTCTGAATGCCCAAGGGGAATATTTTTTGTTTTGCGATTCAGATGATTTTTTTGAGCCAGATGCTCTTTCGTCGCTAAACTCGACAATCATTGCTAGCCAGGCAGATTTAGTCTTGTTTAATGCAAATGTTGTCCGAGATGGGCAAAAAAAGATTTTTTTTCAGCATGTGTTACCGACGGGAATGCAAACGGATAAAAAAGAAGTTTATGATTTATTACTAACCACGTACAAGATAAATGCGCTTTGGTTAAAAGCGTTCAAGCGAGAAATTGTCGATGTGCATCGGGATTATTCCAAGTTTTATCCATACAACTTTGGTGAGGATTTGCTACAGACAATTCCGCTTGTGAAAGCAGCGGCATCAATCTATTATCTCGATAAACCCCTGTATAATTATCGAGTTGATTCAGGCATGATGCGTCATTATAGTCCGAAATTTTATGAATCTTATCACGTAGTTAATCGGGCAGTTTCCACAGAAATGGACGACTGTAAAATAATGGATATTGATCAGAAATTATCGGTGCATTTATTGAGAGCAGCTTATGGTGCAACTACGCAAGTTAAATATTTGATTACTGGTCAAAAAGACGCCCTAATCGAGATATCACAAGATGCAGACTTTAGGATGGATTTTAAGAACCTTGGCTTTTTAAGTGTTTTGAGGTATTTCAACTTGAAACAAACTCTGATTCTTAGTCTTTTGTATTGGCGTCAATATTCGATTATTGTTACTGTTCTGAACTTGAAGGGGTAA
- a CDS encoding glycosyltransferase — protein sequence MIFVTVGTHEQPFNRLLEKLDELVSESVIDEKVVIQTGYSTYHPQNCETFRFLSYQEMWKYVKDARIVITHGGPSSFIMPLQLGKIPIVVPRQAQFDEHVNNHQLNFANEVAARKKNILVVEHIDDLGKDIQQYDSLIANLTGDLVNNNEKFNSEFARIVENLLKK from the coding sequence ATGATATTTGTAACTGTGGGGACACACGAGCAGCCTTTTAATCGATTATTAGAGAAATTAGATGAATTGGTCTCAGAAAGTGTGATCGACGAGAAGGTTGTCATTCAGACAGGCTATAGTACATATCATCCTCAAAATTGTGAGACCTTTCGATTTTTATCCTATCAAGAGATGTGGAAGTATGTTAAAGACGCTCGAATTGTTATCACACATGGGGGACCGTCAAGTTTTATTATGCCTCTTCAATTAGGAAAAATTCCAATTGTTGTGCCACGTCAAGCTCAATTTGATGAACATGTTAACAATCATCAGTTGAATTTTGCAAATGAGGTTGCGGCGCGCAAGAAAAATATACTTGTGGTTGAACATATTGACGATCTAGGGAAAGATATTCAGCAGTATGACTCGCTTATTGCAAATCTTACAGGTGATTTGGTCAATAACAATGAAAAATTTAATAGTGAGTTTGCTCGGATTGTGGAGAACTTACTAAAAAAATAA
- a CDS encoding IS5 family transposase produces the protein MVYRQTVTQLSIESFGTALSTPLSADNEWVQLADQMPWQKLSEAYQLAFPSKLGRAGKPFRLLYGAQLIKQRTGLSDRDVVEAIRDTPAYQYFIGIPQYQLKVPFDHTALAYFRRRIAPISELIRNIMTDTVRERLQRHLPTKSVMITDATCTPVNIKFPQDTHLLNQARTNLEDDIKVMAKQLQIAPPRTYKREAHAKWTAFSRKPRRWGKLTQKQIKAQLQYIRRDLRYVDEMIDQGATLTAARAKRLGVIRLVFDQQDYMYRNHTHRVENRIVSLSQPEIRPIMRGKSKSPVEFGPKIDVSIMDGVIDIERFSFNAFNESGDLGSTLDHYYDVHGEYPDEVLLDTLYRTRENIGMCANLGIRVSGPRLGRKPKHVDPAQRHQDQDAENRRGEIERRFSFVKGNLGLDLVKEKTAETIAVAVDTGVVMANLENLLAVLSRPISITAKKNKTAVKIDYKVIVDLPES, from the coding sequence ATGGTTTATCGTCAAACAGTCACGCAACTCTCAATTGAATCCTTTGGTACTGCACTGAGCACACCGCTCAGTGCAGACAACGAGTGGGTTCAGCTTGCGGATCAAATGCCATGGCAGAAGTTAAGCGAGGCATACCAATTGGCTTTTCCTTCGAAGCTTGGCCGTGCTGGTAAACCATTTCGCCTGTTGTATGGTGCTCAGTTGATCAAGCAACGAACTGGTTTGTCTGATCGAGACGTTGTCGAAGCGATTCGTGACACCCCGGCTTATCAATACTTCATTGGTATCCCTCAGTATCAACTTAAAGTCCCATTCGATCACACGGCGCTGGCGTACTTTCGCCGGCGGATCGCGCCGATTTCTGAATTGATCCGCAATATCATGACCGATACGGTTCGGGAACGACTTCAACGCCACTTACCAACCAAGTCGGTGATGATCACCGACGCAACTTGTACTCCGGTGAATATCAAGTTTCCCCAAGATACGCATCTACTTAATCAGGCGAGAACAAACCTAGAAGATGACATTAAAGTCATGGCTAAACAGCTTCAAATTGCACCACCACGGACTTACAAGCGTGAAGCTCACGCAAAGTGGACTGCCTTTTCACGCAAACCACGACGTTGGGGGAAGCTCACACAAAAGCAAATCAAAGCCCAACTTCAATACATTCGTCGCGACTTGCGCTATGTCGATGAGATGATCGACCAAGGTGCGACCTTGACCGCGGCGCGGGCTAAGCGACTTGGCGTCATTCGCTTAGTCTTTGACCAACAAGATTACATGTATCGCAACCACACGCATCGTGTCGAAAACCGGATCGTAAGCTTAAGTCAGCCGGAGATTCGTCCAATCATGCGAGGTAAATCAAAGTCCCCGGTTGAGTTTGGACCAAAGATCGATGTTTCGATCATGGATGGCGTGATTGACATTGAGCGTTTCTCTTTCAATGCCTTCAATGAAAGTGGTGACCTTGGATCGACACTTGATCACTACTACGACGTGCACGGCGAATATCCAGACGAGGTACTGTTGGACACACTGTATCGAACTCGCGAAAACATTGGGATGTGTGCCAACCTTGGTATCCGCGTGAGTGGACCGCGGCTTGGACGTAAACCAAAGCATGTGGATCCAGCACAGCGCCATCAGGATCAAGACGCAGAGAACCGCCGCGGCGAAATTGAACGCCGATTCTCGTTCGTAAAGGGGAATCTCGGATTGGATCTTGTCAAAGAGAAGACCGCAGAGACAATTGCGGTTGCCGTAGACACTGGTGTGGTCATGGCGAATTTGGAAAATCTTCTCGCAGTTTTAAGTAGACCAATTTCGATTACTGCCAAAAAGAATAAGACTGCGGTGAAGATTGATTACAAAGTTATCGTGGATTTGCCTGAAAGTTAG